In Thunnus thynnus chromosome 4, fThuThy2.1, whole genome shotgun sequence, a genomic segment contains:
- the LOC137181553 gene encoding transcriptional regulator QRICH1-like isoform X4, whose translation MNEQDSGVVSFDEYVRQKARTVPQHRMKEFLESLAKGPEVLQEFSQQGGATTTTAMVYQQQGTNCVYTDSTEVAGSLLELACPVQVTSAEISPQLSVHQSSEQQLQVQVQIQEQQDLQGISTAHLVPQGELTEEQQQQIQAQLVAAVAGGQQIQLSSGQQIQLQGTQQIQLPDGQHIQLEAGQQIQHIQLQGGQQIQLQGGQHIQLQGGQHIQLQGGQQIQLQGGQQIQLQGGQQIQIQTIEAMSPSHQQDSPRETDRRSGTVSTVLQPAKKRKVDVPLAVSYAVPQGQQVATVLAIPQGQQQSYVSLRPDLLTVDSAQLYSTTGTITGPTGETWTIPVYSTPQQQGVTHIAIPQESYSTVQVTTANGKDKMSPSSSIRSADVQSASTGTQEEIVQTLFPAQFMNGNIHIPVAVQTVDGTYNTTQSVHIWDPNQQQSQGEEGQEQQLHLQGQVETEAHAEPPSEILVPVCLKPEEGLEVWRLWVKRKNLELSKQEKTKLAPIGRRQPLRFQEDLVSSAVAELNLGLSLMTQEARGSDEEQFSPDVLYYVFLCIQKYLSENGRVDDIFSDPYYIRFCECLHKILDGWRPSIHPLGYVIPSHVTEEMLWECKQLGAHSPGTLLTTLMYFNTKFFRLITPEQHMKVAFSKVLRHTRKNPTNAKDKATSIRLLKGQSPHNAGQKGTDDMYEEQIEDPENPLRCPIKLYDFYLFKCPQSVKGRNDAYYMTPEPVVAPNSPMWYSSQPLLSQQVEQMLARIIVVREIQEIIGAGPENVS comes from the exons ATGAATGAGCAGGATAGTGGTGTGGTGTCGTTTGATGAATATGTGCGGCAGAAGGCCCGCACTGTGCCTCAGCACAGGATGAAGGAGTTCCTGGAGTCCCTCGCCAAGGGCCCAGAAGTGCTGCAGGAGTTCAGCCAGCAGGGAGGGGCGACCACCACCACAGCCATGGTGTACCAGCAGCAGGGCACCAACTGTGTCTACACGGACAGCACAGAGGTGGCTGGCTCTCTCTTAGAGTTAGCATGCCCG GTACAGGTGACCTCGGCTGAGATTTCACCTCAGCTATCTGTCCATCAAAGCTCTGAACAGCAGCTTCAAGTGCAG GTTCAGATCCAGGAACAGCAGGACCTGCAGGGAATCTCAACAGCCCACCTCGTCCCACAGGGAGAACTCACAGAGGAGCAACAACAGCAG ATTCAGGCACAGCTGGTTGCAGCTGTAGCAGGAGGACAACAAATTCAGTTGTCAAGTGGACAACAAATCCAGCTACAAGGAACGCAGCAGATTCAGCTGCCGGATGGCCAACATATTCAACTCGAGGCTGGTCAACAGATTCAACACATTCAGCTACAAGGTGGCCAACAGATTCAGCTGCAAGGTGGTCAGCATATTCAGCTACAAGGTGGCCAACACATTCAGCTACAAGGGGGCCAACAAATTCAGCTACAAGGTGGTCAGCAGATCCAGCTGCAAGGGGGCCAACAGATCCAAATCCAGACGATAGAGGCCATGTCTCCCTCCCACCAGCAGGACTCTCccagggagacagacaggaggtcCGGTACTGTCTCAACTGTTCTCCAACCTGCCAAGAAGCGTAAGGTGGATGTTCCCCTAGCAGTGTCCTATGCCGTTCCACAGGGCCAGCAAGTGGCCACAGTTCTAGCCATCCCTCAAGGGCAGCAGCAAAGTTATGTGTCCCTAAGACCAGATTTGCTCACTGTTGACAGTGCTCAACTGTACAGCACTACGGGAACAATCACAGGTCCCACAGGGGAGACCTGGACCATCCCTGTTTATTCGACTCCACAACAGCAGGGTGTAACTCACATTGCCATACCACAGGAGTCGTACAGCACAGTGCAAGTTACTACAGCCAACGGTAAGGACAAAATGTCCCCCAGTTCCTCAATAAGGTCTGCAGATGTGCAGTCAGCCTCTACCGGGACTCAGGAAGAAATAGTACAGACACTGTTCCCGGCGCAGTTCATGAACGGGAACATTCACATCCCTGTGGCGGTACAGACTGTAGATGGGACTTACAACACTACACAGTCGGTACACATATGGGACCCAAATCAACAGCAGAGCCAAGGAGAAGAGGGACAAGAGCAGCAGCTCCATCTGCAG GGTCAAGTGGAGACGGAGGCTCATGCAGAACCACCTTCGGAAATTctggttcctgtctgtctgaagcCAGAGGAGGGCCTGGAGGTCTGGCGCCTCTGGGTGAAGCGAAAAAACCTAGAGCTGAGCAAGCAGGAAAAGACAAAGCTTGCACCCATAGGAC GTCGTCAGCCTCTGCGTTTTCAAGAAGACTTGGTGTCCAGCGCAGTAGCTGAGCTAAACTTGGGTCTTTCCCTGATGACGCAGGAGGCACGAGGATCAGACGAAGAACAATTTTCACCGGATGTTCTATATTATGTTTTCTTGTGTATACAAAAG TATCTGTCCGAAAATGGACGAGTGGACGATATTTTCTCTGATCCATATTACATTCGTTTCTGTGAGTGTTTACACAAAATCCTGGATGGTTGGAGACCCAGTATCCATCCTTTAG GTTACGTCATTCCAAGTCATGTGACAGAGGAGATGCTGTGGGAGTGTAAACAGCTTGGTGCCCATTCACCAGGCACCTTGCTAACAACTCTAATGTACTTCAACACTAA GTTTTTCCGCCTGATAACACCTGAACAGCACATGAAAGTAGCTTTCTCTAAGGTCTTGAGACACACAAGGAAGAACCCTACTAATGCCAAGGACAAAGCGACCAGCATCCGCCTTCTGAAAGGACAAAGTCCACACAATGCCGGACAAAAAG GAACTGATGACATGTATGAAGAGCAGATCGAGGATCCAGAGAATCCTCTTCGATGTCCCATTAAACTTTATGACTTTTATCTCTTCAAATG TCCTCAAAGCGTTAAAGGACGTAATGACGCATACTACATGACTCCAGAGCCTGTCGTTGCGCCAAACAGCCCGATGTGGTACTCGTCTCAGCCCCTCCTGAGTCAGCAAGTGGAGCAGATGCTGGCACGCATCATCGTGGTGCGAGAGATCCAGGAGATCATCGGCGCCGGTCCAGAGAACGTGAGCTAA
- the rpusd4 gene encoding pseudouridylate synthase RPUSD4, mitochondrial translates to MSSCRIACTGNWSSGLNVLFSGVKTRRCSGSAASLRRSQTTAAKHASGPDTGHKPRLRAIDLARKVQQERTKQQPAEPPVSGQQRRVTELKRFSQQLQNVHPNVLAKHLHRGVLYQDKDVVVINKPYGVPVRDDSGVTSISSVLPILSKMMDGMKIRSNSQLLPCLGLEKETTGALLLVRREEAAEHILNLNRNNQVQRKYWVVTVGVPVPSEGVIDIPIIEREVTGSQPHYKMALSPLFKMNDAGDGLTKVRGHRQAQSAVTRYRVLDSSSGCSLVELQPFTGAKHQMRVHMAFALACPILGDHKYSHWSKLAPQKLPERVLGNLGLEQSKIRYLPLHLHARQLTLPGTSQADVSVSCPLPKYFTQTLSRLHLSLPDEKDQK, encoded by the exons ATGAGCAGCTGCAGGATAGCCTGTACCGGGAACTGGAGCTCCGGCTTGAACGTCCTCTTTTCTGGGGTCAAAACACGCCGCTGTTCGGGGTCGGCAGCGTCCCTGCGCCGGAGCCAGACCACCGCCGCCAAACACGCTTCAGGCCCGGACACAGGACACAAACCCCGCCTGAGAGCGATAGACCTGGCGCGGAAGGTCCAGCAGGAGAGGACGAAGCAGCAGCCGGCCGAGCCTCCGGTGTCCGGCCAGCAGAGGAGAGTGACGGAGCTGAAGCGGTTCAGTCAGCAGCTACAAAACGTTCATCCCAACGTGCTGGCAAAACACCTCCACAGAGGCGTGCTGTACCAGGACAAAGATGTGGTTGTCATCAACAAACCCTACGGTGTTCCTGTTAGAG ATGACTCAGGGGTCACATCCATCTCCTCGGTGCTTCCTATTCTCTCCAAAATGATGGACGGGATGAAGATCAGGTCTAACTCTCAGCTGCTCCCCTGTCTGGGACTGGAGAAGGAGACAACAGGAGCTCTCCTGCTggtgaggagagaagaagcAGCGGAGCACATTCTCAACCTCAACAGAAACAACCAAGTGCAGAGAAAATACTG GGTCGTGACAGTCGGTGTACCAGTGCCATCTGAAGGAGTGATTGACATTCCCATCATAGAGAGAGAGGTCACAGGCTCTCAGCCGCACTACAAG aTGGCTTTGAGTCCTCTCTTCAAAATGAACGATGCAGGTGATGGTTTAACTAAAGTCCGAGGCCATCGGCAAGCCCAGTCAGCAGTGACCAGGTACAGGGTCCTGGACAGCAGCAGCGGCTGCAGCCTTGTGGAGCTCCAGCCGTTCACTG GGGCCAAACACCAGATGAGGGTCCATATGGCGTTTGCTCTGGCATGCCCCATCCTCGGTGACCACAAATATTCACACTGGAGCAAACTGGCACCCCAG AAATTACCAGAACGTGTGTTGGGAAACCTTGGACTGGAACAGAGCAAGATCCGTTATCTTCCTCTTCATTTGCACGCTCGACAGCTGACGCTGCCAGGAACCAGTCAAGCAGACGTCAGTGTGTCCTGTCCCCTCCCTAAATacttcacacaaacactgagcagACTGCATTTATCTCTTCCTGatgaaaaagaccaaaaataa
- the LOC137181553 gene encoding transcriptional regulator QRICH1-like isoform X2, with product MRGVGDVAVSHLHRQIVKRDEGGIITYCTLNYIHLGLHGQVTMNEQDSGVVSFDEYVRQKARTVPQHRMKEFLESLAKGPEVLQEFSQQGGATTTTAMVYQQQGTNCVYTDSTEVAGSLLELACPVQIQEQQDLQGISTAHLVPQGELTEEQQQQIQAQLVAAVAGGQQIQLSSGQQIQLQGTQQIQLPDGQHIQLEAGQQIQHIQLQGGQQIQLQGGQHIQLQGGQHIQLQGGQQIQLQGGQQIQLQGGQQIQIQTIEAMSPSHQQDSPRETDRRSGTVSTVLQPAKKRKVDVPLAVSYAVPQGQQVATVLAIPQGQQQSYVSLRPDLLTVDSAQLYSTTGTITGPTGETWTIPVYSTPQQQGVTHIAIPQESYSTVQVTTANGKDKMSPSSSIRSADVQSASTGTQEEIVQTLFPAQFMNGNIHIPVAVQTVDGTYNTTQSVHIWDPNQQQSQGEEGQEQQLHLQGQVETEAHAEPPSEILVPVCLKPEEGLEVWRLWVKRKNLELSKQEKTKLAPIGRRQPLRFQEDLVSSAVAELNLGLSLMTQEARGSDEEQFSPDVLYYVFLCIQKYLSENGRVDDIFSDPYYIRFCECLHKILDGWRPSIHPLGYVIPSHVTEEMLWECKQLGAHSPGTLLTTLMYFNTKFFRLITPEQHMKVAFSKVLRHTRKNPTNAKDKATSIRLLKGQSPHNAGQKGTDDMYEEQIEDPENPLRCPIKLYDFYLFKCPQSVKGRNDAYYMTPEPVVAPNSPMWYSSQPLLSQQVEQMLARIIVVREIQEIIGAGPENVS from the exons ATGAGAGGGGTGGGTGATGTTGCTGTGTCCCATCTGCACAGACAAATAGTGAAACGTGATGAAGGTGGCATCATTACATACTGCACATTGAACTATATACACCTGGGTCTGCATG GTCAAGTGACAATGAATGAGCAGGATAGTGGTGTGGTGTCGTTTGATGAATATGTGCGGCAGAAGGCCCGCACTGTGCCTCAGCACAGGATGAAGGAGTTCCTGGAGTCCCTCGCCAAGGGCCCAGAAGTGCTGCAGGAGTTCAGCCAGCAGGGAGGGGCGACCACCACCACAGCCATGGTGTACCAGCAGCAGGGCACCAACTGTGTCTACACGGACAGCACAGAGGTGGCTGGCTCTCTCTTAGAGTTAGCATGCCCG GTTCAGATCCAGGAACAGCAGGACCTGCAGGGAATCTCAACAGCCCACCTCGTCCCACAGGGAGAACTCACAGAGGAGCAACAACAGCAG ATTCAGGCACAGCTGGTTGCAGCTGTAGCAGGAGGACAACAAATTCAGTTGTCAAGTGGACAACAAATCCAGCTACAAGGAACGCAGCAGATTCAGCTGCCGGATGGCCAACATATTCAACTCGAGGCTGGTCAACAGATTCAACACATTCAGCTACAAGGTGGCCAACAGATTCAGCTGCAAGGTGGTCAGCATATTCAGCTACAAGGTGGCCAACACATTCAGCTACAAGGGGGCCAACAAATTCAGCTACAAGGTGGTCAGCAGATCCAGCTGCAAGGGGGCCAACAGATCCAAATCCAGACGATAGAGGCCATGTCTCCCTCCCACCAGCAGGACTCTCccagggagacagacaggaggtcCGGTACTGTCTCAACTGTTCTCCAACCTGCCAAGAAGCGTAAGGTGGATGTTCCCCTAGCAGTGTCCTATGCCGTTCCACAGGGCCAGCAAGTGGCCACAGTTCTAGCCATCCCTCAAGGGCAGCAGCAAAGTTATGTGTCCCTAAGACCAGATTTGCTCACTGTTGACAGTGCTCAACTGTACAGCACTACGGGAACAATCACAGGTCCCACAGGGGAGACCTGGACCATCCCTGTTTATTCGACTCCACAACAGCAGGGTGTAACTCACATTGCCATACCACAGGAGTCGTACAGCACAGTGCAAGTTACTACAGCCAACGGTAAGGACAAAATGTCCCCCAGTTCCTCAATAAGGTCTGCAGATGTGCAGTCAGCCTCTACCGGGACTCAGGAAGAAATAGTACAGACACTGTTCCCGGCGCAGTTCATGAACGGGAACATTCACATCCCTGTGGCGGTACAGACTGTAGATGGGACTTACAACACTACACAGTCGGTACACATATGGGACCCAAATCAACAGCAGAGCCAAGGAGAAGAGGGACAAGAGCAGCAGCTCCATCTGCAG GGTCAAGTGGAGACGGAGGCTCATGCAGAACCACCTTCGGAAATTctggttcctgtctgtctgaagcCAGAGGAGGGCCTGGAGGTCTGGCGCCTCTGGGTGAAGCGAAAAAACCTAGAGCTGAGCAAGCAGGAAAAGACAAAGCTTGCACCCATAGGAC GTCGTCAGCCTCTGCGTTTTCAAGAAGACTTGGTGTCCAGCGCAGTAGCTGAGCTAAACTTGGGTCTTTCCCTGATGACGCAGGAGGCACGAGGATCAGACGAAGAACAATTTTCACCGGATGTTCTATATTATGTTTTCTTGTGTATACAAAAG TATCTGTCCGAAAATGGACGAGTGGACGATATTTTCTCTGATCCATATTACATTCGTTTCTGTGAGTGTTTACACAAAATCCTGGATGGTTGGAGACCCAGTATCCATCCTTTAG GTTACGTCATTCCAAGTCATGTGACAGAGGAGATGCTGTGGGAGTGTAAACAGCTTGGTGCCCATTCACCAGGCACCTTGCTAACAACTCTAATGTACTTCAACACTAA GTTTTTCCGCCTGATAACACCTGAACAGCACATGAAAGTAGCTTTCTCTAAGGTCTTGAGACACACAAGGAAGAACCCTACTAATGCCAAGGACAAAGCGACCAGCATCCGCCTTCTGAAAGGACAAAGTCCACACAATGCCGGACAAAAAG GAACTGATGACATGTATGAAGAGCAGATCGAGGATCCAGAGAATCCTCTTCGATGTCCCATTAAACTTTATGACTTTTATCTCTTCAAATG TCCTCAAAGCGTTAAAGGACGTAATGACGCATACTACATGACTCCAGAGCCTGTCGTTGCGCCAAACAGCCCGATGTGGTACTCGTCTCAGCCCCTCCTGAGTCAGCAAGTGGAGCAGATGCTGGCACGCATCATCGTGGTGCGAGAGATCCAGGAGATCATCGGCGCCGGTCCAGAGAACGTGAGCTAA
- the LOC137181553 gene encoding transcriptional regulator QRICH1-like isoform X1 produces the protein MRGVGDVAVSHLHRQIVKRDEGGIITYCTLNYIHLGLHGQVTMNEQDSGVVSFDEYVRQKARTVPQHRMKEFLESLAKGPEVLQEFSQQGGATTTTAMVYQQQGTNCVYTDSTEVAGSLLELACPVQVTSAEISPQLSVHQSSEQQLQVQVQIQEQQDLQGISTAHLVPQGELTEEQQQQIQAQLVAAVAGGQQIQLSSGQQIQLQGTQQIQLPDGQHIQLEAGQQIQHIQLQGGQQIQLQGGQHIQLQGGQHIQLQGGQQIQLQGGQQIQLQGGQQIQIQTIEAMSPSHQQDSPRETDRRSGTVSTVLQPAKKRKVDVPLAVSYAVPQGQQVATVLAIPQGQQQSYVSLRPDLLTVDSAQLYSTTGTITGPTGETWTIPVYSTPQQQGVTHIAIPQESYSTVQVTTANGKDKMSPSSSIRSADVQSASTGTQEEIVQTLFPAQFMNGNIHIPVAVQTVDGTYNTTQSVHIWDPNQQQSQGEEGQEQQLHLQGQVETEAHAEPPSEILVPVCLKPEEGLEVWRLWVKRKNLELSKQEKTKLAPIGRRQPLRFQEDLVSSAVAELNLGLSLMTQEARGSDEEQFSPDVLYYVFLCIQKYLSENGRVDDIFSDPYYIRFCECLHKILDGWRPSIHPLGYVIPSHVTEEMLWECKQLGAHSPGTLLTTLMYFNTKFFRLITPEQHMKVAFSKVLRHTRKNPTNAKDKATSIRLLKGQSPHNAGQKGTDDMYEEQIEDPENPLRCPIKLYDFYLFKCPQSVKGRNDAYYMTPEPVVAPNSPMWYSSQPLLSQQVEQMLARIIVVREIQEIIGAGPENVS, from the exons ATGAGAGGGGTGGGTGATGTTGCTGTGTCCCATCTGCACAGACAAATAGTGAAACGTGATGAAGGTGGCATCATTACATACTGCACATTGAACTATATACACCTGGGTCTGCATG GTCAAGTGACAATGAATGAGCAGGATAGTGGTGTGGTGTCGTTTGATGAATATGTGCGGCAGAAGGCCCGCACTGTGCCTCAGCACAGGATGAAGGAGTTCCTGGAGTCCCTCGCCAAGGGCCCAGAAGTGCTGCAGGAGTTCAGCCAGCAGGGAGGGGCGACCACCACCACAGCCATGGTGTACCAGCAGCAGGGCACCAACTGTGTCTACACGGACAGCACAGAGGTGGCTGGCTCTCTCTTAGAGTTAGCATGCCCG GTACAGGTGACCTCGGCTGAGATTTCACCTCAGCTATCTGTCCATCAAAGCTCTGAACAGCAGCTTCAAGTGCAG GTTCAGATCCAGGAACAGCAGGACCTGCAGGGAATCTCAACAGCCCACCTCGTCCCACAGGGAGAACTCACAGAGGAGCAACAACAGCAG ATTCAGGCACAGCTGGTTGCAGCTGTAGCAGGAGGACAACAAATTCAGTTGTCAAGTGGACAACAAATCCAGCTACAAGGAACGCAGCAGATTCAGCTGCCGGATGGCCAACATATTCAACTCGAGGCTGGTCAACAGATTCAACACATTCAGCTACAAGGTGGCCAACAGATTCAGCTGCAAGGTGGTCAGCATATTCAGCTACAAGGTGGCCAACACATTCAGCTACAAGGGGGCCAACAAATTCAGCTACAAGGTGGTCAGCAGATCCAGCTGCAAGGGGGCCAACAGATCCAAATCCAGACGATAGAGGCCATGTCTCCCTCCCACCAGCAGGACTCTCccagggagacagacaggaggtcCGGTACTGTCTCAACTGTTCTCCAACCTGCCAAGAAGCGTAAGGTGGATGTTCCCCTAGCAGTGTCCTATGCCGTTCCACAGGGCCAGCAAGTGGCCACAGTTCTAGCCATCCCTCAAGGGCAGCAGCAAAGTTATGTGTCCCTAAGACCAGATTTGCTCACTGTTGACAGTGCTCAACTGTACAGCACTACGGGAACAATCACAGGTCCCACAGGGGAGACCTGGACCATCCCTGTTTATTCGACTCCACAACAGCAGGGTGTAACTCACATTGCCATACCACAGGAGTCGTACAGCACAGTGCAAGTTACTACAGCCAACGGTAAGGACAAAATGTCCCCCAGTTCCTCAATAAGGTCTGCAGATGTGCAGTCAGCCTCTACCGGGACTCAGGAAGAAATAGTACAGACACTGTTCCCGGCGCAGTTCATGAACGGGAACATTCACATCCCTGTGGCGGTACAGACTGTAGATGGGACTTACAACACTACACAGTCGGTACACATATGGGACCCAAATCAACAGCAGAGCCAAGGAGAAGAGGGACAAGAGCAGCAGCTCCATCTGCAG GGTCAAGTGGAGACGGAGGCTCATGCAGAACCACCTTCGGAAATTctggttcctgtctgtctgaagcCAGAGGAGGGCCTGGAGGTCTGGCGCCTCTGGGTGAAGCGAAAAAACCTAGAGCTGAGCAAGCAGGAAAAGACAAAGCTTGCACCCATAGGAC GTCGTCAGCCTCTGCGTTTTCAAGAAGACTTGGTGTCCAGCGCAGTAGCTGAGCTAAACTTGGGTCTTTCCCTGATGACGCAGGAGGCACGAGGATCAGACGAAGAACAATTTTCACCGGATGTTCTATATTATGTTTTCTTGTGTATACAAAAG TATCTGTCCGAAAATGGACGAGTGGACGATATTTTCTCTGATCCATATTACATTCGTTTCTGTGAGTGTTTACACAAAATCCTGGATGGTTGGAGACCCAGTATCCATCCTTTAG GTTACGTCATTCCAAGTCATGTGACAGAGGAGATGCTGTGGGAGTGTAAACAGCTTGGTGCCCATTCACCAGGCACCTTGCTAACAACTCTAATGTACTTCAACACTAA GTTTTTCCGCCTGATAACACCTGAACAGCACATGAAAGTAGCTTTCTCTAAGGTCTTGAGACACACAAGGAAGAACCCTACTAATGCCAAGGACAAAGCGACCAGCATCCGCCTTCTGAAAGGACAAAGTCCACACAATGCCGGACAAAAAG GAACTGATGACATGTATGAAGAGCAGATCGAGGATCCAGAGAATCCTCTTCGATGTCCCATTAAACTTTATGACTTTTATCTCTTCAAATG TCCTCAAAGCGTTAAAGGACGTAATGACGCATACTACATGACTCCAGAGCCTGTCGTTGCGCCAAACAGCCCGATGTGGTACTCGTCTCAGCCCCTCCTGAGTCAGCAAGTGGAGCAGATGCTGGCACGCATCATCGTGGTGCGAGAGATCCAGGAGATCATCGGCGCCGGTCCAGAGAACGTGAGCTAA
- the LOC137181553 gene encoding transcriptional regulator QRICH1-like isoform X3 has protein sequence MNRAGQVTMNEQDSGVVSFDEYVRQKARTVPQHRMKEFLESLAKGPEVLQEFSQQGGATTTTAMVYQQQGTNCVYTDSTEVAGSLLELACPVQVTSAEISPQLSVHQSSEQQLQVQVQIQEQQDLQGISTAHLVPQGELTEEQQQQIQAQLVAAVAGGQQIQLSSGQQIQLQGTQQIQLPDGQHIQLEAGQQIQHIQLQGGQQIQLQGGQHIQLQGGQHIQLQGGQQIQLQGGQQIQLQGGQQIQIQTIEAMSPSHQQDSPRETDRRSGTVSTVLQPAKKRKVDVPLAVSYAVPQGQQVATVLAIPQGQQQSYVSLRPDLLTVDSAQLYSTTGTITGPTGETWTIPVYSTPQQQGVTHIAIPQESYSTVQVTTANGKDKMSPSSSIRSADVQSASTGTQEEIVQTLFPAQFMNGNIHIPVAVQTVDGTYNTTQSVHIWDPNQQQSQGEEGQEQQLHLQGQVETEAHAEPPSEILVPVCLKPEEGLEVWRLWVKRKNLELSKQEKTKLAPIGRRQPLRFQEDLVSSAVAELNLGLSLMTQEARGSDEEQFSPDVLYYVFLCIQKYLSENGRVDDIFSDPYYIRFCECLHKILDGWRPSIHPLGYVIPSHVTEEMLWECKQLGAHSPGTLLTTLMYFNTKFFRLITPEQHMKVAFSKVLRHTRKNPTNAKDKATSIRLLKGQSPHNAGQKGTDDMYEEQIEDPENPLRCPIKLYDFYLFKCPQSVKGRNDAYYMTPEPVVAPNSPMWYSSQPLLSQQVEQMLARIIVVREIQEIIGAGPENVS, from the exons GTCAAGTGACAATGAATGAGCAGGATAGTGGTGTGGTGTCGTTTGATGAATATGTGCGGCAGAAGGCCCGCACTGTGCCTCAGCACAGGATGAAGGAGTTCCTGGAGTCCCTCGCCAAGGGCCCAGAAGTGCTGCAGGAGTTCAGCCAGCAGGGAGGGGCGACCACCACCACAGCCATGGTGTACCAGCAGCAGGGCACCAACTGTGTCTACACGGACAGCACAGAGGTGGCTGGCTCTCTCTTAGAGTTAGCATGCCCG GTACAGGTGACCTCGGCTGAGATTTCACCTCAGCTATCTGTCCATCAAAGCTCTGAACAGCAGCTTCAAGTGCAG GTTCAGATCCAGGAACAGCAGGACCTGCAGGGAATCTCAACAGCCCACCTCGTCCCACAGGGAGAACTCACAGAGGAGCAACAACAGCAG ATTCAGGCACAGCTGGTTGCAGCTGTAGCAGGAGGACAACAAATTCAGTTGTCAAGTGGACAACAAATCCAGCTACAAGGAACGCAGCAGATTCAGCTGCCGGATGGCCAACATATTCAACTCGAGGCTGGTCAACAGATTCAACACATTCAGCTACAAGGTGGCCAACAGATTCAGCTGCAAGGTGGTCAGCATATTCAGCTACAAGGTGGCCAACACATTCAGCTACAAGGGGGCCAACAAATTCAGCTACAAGGTGGTCAGCAGATCCAGCTGCAAGGGGGCCAACAGATCCAAATCCAGACGATAGAGGCCATGTCTCCCTCCCACCAGCAGGACTCTCccagggagacagacaggaggtcCGGTACTGTCTCAACTGTTCTCCAACCTGCCAAGAAGCGTAAGGTGGATGTTCCCCTAGCAGTGTCCTATGCCGTTCCACAGGGCCAGCAAGTGGCCACAGTTCTAGCCATCCCTCAAGGGCAGCAGCAAAGTTATGTGTCCCTAAGACCAGATTTGCTCACTGTTGACAGTGCTCAACTGTACAGCACTACGGGAACAATCACAGGTCCCACAGGGGAGACCTGGACCATCCCTGTTTATTCGACTCCACAACAGCAGGGTGTAACTCACATTGCCATACCACAGGAGTCGTACAGCACAGTGCAAGTTACTACAGCCAACGGTAAGGACAAAATGTCCCCCAGTTCCTCAATAAGGTCTGCAGATGTGCAGTCAGCCTCTACCGGGACTCAGGAAGAAATAGTACAGACACTGTTCCCGGCGCAGTTCATGAACGGGAACATTCACATCCCTGTGGCGGTACAGACTGTAGATGGGACTTACAACACTACACAGTCGGTACACATATGGGACCCAAATCAACAGCAGAGCCAAGGAGAAGAGGGACAAGAGCAGCAGCTCCATCTGCAG GGTCAAGTGGAGACGGAGGCTCATGCAGAACCACCTTCGGAAATTctggttcctgtctgtctgaagcCAGAGGAGGGCCTGGAGGTCTGGCGCCTCTGGGTGAAGCGAAAAAACCTAGAGCTGAGCAAGCAGGAAAAGACAAAGCTTGCACCCATAGGAC GTCGTCAGCCTCTGCGTTTTCAAGAAGACTTGGTGTCCAGCGCAGTAGCTGAGCTAAACTTGGGTCTTTCCCTGATGACGCAGGAGGCACGAGGATCAGACGAAGAACAATTTTCACCGGATGTTCTATATTATGTTTTCTTGTGTATACAAAAG TATCTGTCCGAAAATGGACGAGTGGACGATATTTTCTCTGATCCATATTACATTCGTTTCTGTGAGTGTTTACACAAAATCCTGGATGGTTGGAGACCCAGTATCCATCCTTTAG GTTACGTCATTCCAAGTCATGTGACAGAGGAGATGCTGTGGGAGTGTAAACAGCTTGGTGCCCATTCACCAGGCACCTTGCTAACAACTCTAATGTACTTCAACACTAA GTTTTTCCGCCTGATAACACCTGAACAGCACATGAAAGTAGCTTTCTCTAAGGTCTTGAGACACACAAGGAAGAACCCTACTAATGCCAAGGACAAAGCGACCAGCATCCGCCTTCTGAAAGGACAAAGTCCACACAATGCCGGACAAAAAG GAACTGATGACATGTATGAAGAGCAGATCGAGGATCCAGAGAATCCTCTTCGATGTCCCATTAAACTTTATGACTTTTATCTCTTCAAATG TCCTCAAAGCGTTAAAGGACGTAATGACGCATACTACATGACTCCAGAGCCTGTCGTTGCGCCAAACAGCCCGATGTGGTACTCGTCTCAGCCCCTCCTGAGTCAGCAAGTGGAGCAGATGCTGGCACGCATCATCGTGGTGCGAGAGATCCAGGAGATCATCGGCGCCGGTCCAGAGAACGTGAGCTAA